TGTTCCACTGCTTGCAGGCCACCTGGCAGGCCCGGCAGGCCATGCACCGTGAAGTATCCAGTAAAAGACCGATCCGTTCCTTGCTCATGGCTGTCTACACCCCCTTCCTGACATTGCATAAGAATGCCTTGTATTCGGGTATTCTGGTGTTCGGATCGCCGATATTCGGCGTCAGGACATTGGCCGGATCTCCGGTAGCCAGGCCAGCATAGCCGTAGCACCAGGGGAGGCCGATCTGATGGACCGTGCGGCCGTTGACCGGAAATGGTCTGAACCGGGCGGTGACCATGGCCACAGCCCTGATCGATCCTCTGGCCGATGAGATGGTGCACAGGTCTCCATTATTGATACCCTTCTCTTTGGCCAGTTCCCTGGACAGCTCGACAAACATCTCCGGCATCAGCTCACACAGCCACGGCTGCCAGCGGGTCTCGATCCCGCTCTGCCAATGTTCGGTGATCCGGTAGGTGGTGGCCACGATCGGAAACTCCCGCTGGTCGCCTCTCCTGTCGAGGTCGGTATTATAGCCGAGGAACACACAGGGGTTGATCTGCTGGGGTGAAAAGATATTATCCACCGGGCTTTCGTACGGCTCGTAGTGCTCCGGAAAGGGTCCATCGGCCATATCCGGACCAAAGAGCCGGGCATGTCCCTCGGTTCTCATGATAAAGGCCCCGACATTGTCCGCAGGGAGGACTTTCTTGCCATAATCCGGCACATCTCCCTCCCACTGCTGCATGGTCTCGTTCCACCAGATGACCGCCCGGTCAGGGTCCCAGGGACGGCCCTTCGGATCGCAGGATGCGCGGTTATAGATAATTCTCCGGTTAAGCGGCCAGCACCAGGACCAGCCGGGATACAGGCCGATGCCGGTCGGATCGTCCTTTCCCCGCCGGGCCATCATGTTGCCCGCTTCGGTGAAGCTGCCCGAATAGATCCAGCAGCCTGATGATGTGGTGCCATCTTCCAGGCATTGGGTGAAATTATCCAGCAGCCTGCCGGAAGAAAGATCATAGCCGTTGATTTCTCTGGCAACCACAGCGGCACTTGGCTTGTCGGGAGAGCCCATTTTCCAGGAAAGTTTAGTGATTGGATCAGGGAATGGTCCGGCATCCTGGGCATAGAGTTTTTTCAGCCGCAGCATGAGGGCATTGATGATCCACAGGTCTGATTTTGCCTCTCCCGGCGGCTGCTCGCACTTATTCCGCCATTGGGCCCACCGGCCGCTGTTGCTGATGCTCCCCTCTTTTTCGGCTGATGAGGCGGCGGGAAGGAGGAAAACTTCGGTTTTGATCGCCGAAGGGCTCACCCCCGGCCGCTTCCAGAAAATGGAGGTTTCGGTCTCGAAGATATCCGTGCAGACCAGCCAGTCAAGTTTCTCCAGGGCTTTTTGCTCCATCAGGGCATTGGGCCCGCTCACCGCCGGGTTCTGGCCCCAGCAGAAAAGCCCCCTGATTTTTCCCTGGTACATGCTCTGAAAGATAGACATATGAGAGTAATTGCCGGAGGCCTTTGGCAAAAGGTGAAAGGAGAACTCGTTTTCCGGGGTGGCGTTCTCCCCATACCAGGCCTTGAGCAGGCTGATCATGAACTTGGGGTAATTTTTCCAGTAGTTGACGCTTTTCGGGTCTTTCGATACCGGCGTGCACCGGTCGAGGTAAGCCTGAAGGGTGGCGTCCTTGTCAACCGGTGCCTTCAGGTACCCGGGCAGAAGATGAAAGAGCAGGCCATAATCCGTTGACCCCTGCACATTCGGCTCACCGCGCAGGGCATTGACTCCGCCGCCGGCGATGCCGATATTGCCCAAGAGAAGCTGCAGGATGGCAAAGGCGCGGATTATCTGTGTGCCGGTTGTGTGCTGGGTAAAGCCCATGGCATACATGATCGTTCCAGCTTTACGGGGGTCTCCCGTAGCGCAAAAGGTCCTGGCCACTTCCAGGAATTTATCCCTGGGAGTTCCGGTGACCTTGCAGACCGTGTCGGCGTCATAGCGGGCAAAGTGGCTTTTCAGCAGTTGGAATACACAGCGGGGATCCTGGAGAGTCCTGTCCTCACGGGGAATGCCGTTTTCATCGAGCTGGTAGGCCCAACTGGAGTTGTCATACTTTCTGGTGGTCTGATCATAGCCGGAAAAAAGACCCTCGGAGAAGGAGAAATCCGGAGAGATCAGGTGGCCGGCATTGGTGTATTCCACGACATATTCGTGATTGTAAAGCTGATTTGTGAGGCAGTAATTAATCAGCCCGCCGATAAAGGCAATATCCGTTCCGGAGCGCAGCGGGGCGTAAATATCGGCCAGGGCCGAGGTGCGGGTAAAGCGCGGGTCCACACTGATGATCCTGGCCCCCCGCTCATCCCTGGCCCGAAGAACCCAGCGGAACGACATGGGGTGGTTTTCCGCGGCATTGCTGCCCATGACGATAATGCAGTCACTGTTTTTCAGATCGATCCAATGGTTGGTCATTGCTCCTCTGCCGAACGACTCTGCCAGAGCCGCTACCGTAGCGGAGTGTCAGACCCTGGCCTGGTGATCGAGATTAACGATCCCCAGGCTTCTGGCAAACTTGGCCAGGGCATAGCATTCCTCATTATTGAGCGCCGCCCCGCCAAGGTTGGCGATCCCTTCGGTCCGGTTGACAAGCAGGCCGTCCCCGGTCATGGTGGTAAAGGTAGTGTCCCTCGTCTCCTTGACCTTCCGGCTGATTCTGTCCAGAGCCCAATCCCAGTCCTTTTCCTCCCAGGTGCTGCCTCCCGGAGCGCGGTAGAGGACTTTGCGAAGCCGGTACTCGCTGTGAGCCTCCTGATAGAGGGCCGAACCCTTGGGACAGAGGGCCCCCTCATTGATGGGCGAGTCAGGATCTCCCTCGGTATTGATGACCTTTCCATCGACGGTATGCACAATAATGCTGCACCCGCACGAGCAGTAAGGACAAATGGTGGTGGTTTCCCTGGCATAGCTGATTTTGAGGGGATGAGCATTCGCCGATACACCCGAAAGATCAAACCCCAGGGAGCCCAAGGCCGCACCTGCTGCGGCTGCACCTGATATTTTCAGGAAACCTCTTCGGCTCAGATCCATTGAGTCCTCCTCTGAAAAAGGGTT
The genomic region above belongs to bacterium and contains:
- the fdnG gene encoding formate dehydrogenase-N subunit alpha — encoded protein: MDLSRRGFLKISGAAAAGAALGSLGFDLSGVSANAHPLKISYARETTTICPYCSCGCSIIVHTVDGKVINTEGDPDSPINEGALCPKGSALYQEAHSEYRLRKVLYRAPGGSTWEEKDWDWALDRISRKVKETRDTTFTTMTGDGLLVNRTEGIANLGGAALNNEECYALAKFARSLGIVNLDHQARVUHSATVAALAESFGRGAMTNHWIDLKNSDCIIVMGSNAAENHPMSFRWVLRARDERGARIISVDPRFTRTSALADIYAPLRSGTDIAFIGGLINYCLTNQLYNHEYVVEYTNAGHLISPDFSFSEGLFSGYDQTTRKYDNSSWAYQLDENGIPREDRTLQDPRCVFQLLKSHFARYDADTVCKVTGTPRDKFLEVARTFCATGDPRKAGTIMYAMGFTQHTTGTQIIRAFAILQLLLGNIGIAGGGVNALRGEPNVQGSTDYGLLFHLLPGYLKAPVDKDATLQAYLDRCTPVSKDPKSVNYWKNYPKFMISLLKAWYGENATPENEFSFHLLPKASGNYSHMSIFQSMYQGKIRGLFCWGQNPAVSGPNALMEQKALEKLDWLVCTDIFETETSIFWKRPGVSPSAIKTEVFLLPAASSAEKEGSISNSGRWAQWRNKCEQPPGEAKSDLWIINALMLRLKKLYAQDAGPFPDPITKLSWKMGSPDKPSAAVVAREINGYDLSSGRLLDNFTQCLEDGTTSSGCWIYSGSFTEAGNMMARRGKDDPTGIGLYPGWSWCWPLNRRIIYNRASCDPKGRPWDPDRAVIWWNETMQQWEGDVPDYGKKVLPADNVGAFIMRTEGHARLFGPDMADGPFPEHYEPYESPVDNIFSPQQINPCVFLGYNTDLDRRGDQREFPIVATTYRITEHWQSGIETRWQPWLCELMPEMFVELSRELAKEKGINNGDLCTISSARGSIRAVAMVTARFRPFPVNGRTVHQIGLPWCYGYAGLATGDPANVLTPNIGDPNTRIPEYKAFLCNVRKGV